The following coding sequences lie in one Cronobacter universalis NCTC 9529 genomic window:
- the xerC gene encoding tyrosine recombinase XerC: MTDSPLHPPIARFLRYLKVERQLSPVTLLNYERQLAAMVALAGEAGLKSWAQCDAAMVRSLAVRSRRAGLGPSSLALRLSALRSFFDWQVSQGELKANPAKGVSTPKTPRHLPKNIDVDDVNRLLDIDLNDPLAVRDRAMLEIMYGAGLRLSELVNIDCRYLDLASGEVWVMGKGSKERRLPIGRSAVAWIEHWLNLRELFGPDDDALFLSKQGKRISARNVQKRFAEWGIKQGLNSHVHPHKLRHSFATHMLESSGDLRAVQELLGHANLSTTQIYTHLDFQHLASVYDAAHPRARRGKP, encoded by the coding sequence ATGACCGACTCGCCGCTGCACCCGCCCATTGCGCGCTTTCTGCGTTATCTGAAAGTGGAGCGCCAGTTAAGCCCCGTGACGCTGCTTAATTATGAGCGGCAGCTGGCCGCGATGGTGGCGCTGGCGGGCGAGGCGGGGCTTAAAAGCTGGGCGCAGTGCGACGCCGCGATGGTTCGATCGCTTGCGGTACGCAGTCGTCGCGCCGGGCTGGGGCCGTCCAGCCTGGCGCTGCGTCTCTCGGCGCTGCGCAGCTTTTTCGACTGGCAGGTGAGCCAGGGCGAGCTGAAAGCGAACCCGGCGAAAGGCGTCAGCACGCCGAAAACGCCGCGCCATCTGCCGAAAAATATTGATGTTGATGACGTTAACCGACTGCTGGATATCGATCTTAACGATCCGCTGGCGGTCCGCGATCGCGCGATGCTGGAAATCATGTACGGCGCCGGGCTGCGTCTTTCCGAGCTGGTCAATATCGACTGTCGTTATCTCGATCTCGCCAGCGGCGAAGTCTGGGTGATGGGGAAAGGCAGCAAAGAGCGGCGCCTGCCGATAGGCCGCAGCGCCGTTGCCTGGATTGAACACTGGCTTAACCTGCGTGAGCTGTTTGGCCCTGACGACGACGCGCTGTTTTTATCAAAACAAGGCAAGCGCATCTCGGCGCGTAACGTGCAAAAACGCTTTGCGGAGTGGGGCATCAAACAGGGGCTGAACAGCCATGTTCACCCCCATAAGCTGCGGCACTCTTTCGCGACACATATGCTGGAATCCAGCGGCGATCTGCGCGCGGTCCAGGAGCTGCTGGGCCACGCTAATCTCTCGACCACCCAGATCTATACGCATCTTGATTTCCAGCATCTGGCTTCGGTCTACGACGCGGCGCACCCACGCGCCAGACGAGGAAAACCGTAA
- the lptM gene encoding LPS translocon maturation chaperone LptM: MKTIFRSLAVMLTLFSLTGCGLKGPLYFPPADSKAQPQKAPEQQTETTIPDTNNRGDTDGPTQVSRQ, encoded by the coding sequence ATGAAAACGATTTTTCGCTCTCTGGCAGTGATGCTGACGCTGTTTAGCCTCACCGGATGCGGTCTGAAAGGCCCGCTTTACTTCCCGCCAGCAGACAGCAAGGCCCAGCCGCAAAAAGCGCCGGAACAGCAAACCGAGACGACCATCCCGGACACCAACAACCGTGGCGATACCGATGGCCCGACGCAGGTCAGCAGGCAGTAA
- a CDS encoding DUF2628 domain-containing protein — protein MSSMENNKNHYDFMADEKLSDKWKTRFAFIEEHGYPGILFPTPEWSGALKKMGFMSRLKVMINFFTYFFSFIYLAILGLWKKSIICVIAFFIVGFITVLLGIKGLIYIVPIYFAVRTNTWYYDLKVKGKQDWSL, from the coding sequence ATGTCCAGCATGGAAAACAATAAAAACCACTACGACTTTATGGCAGACGAGAAGCTAAGCGATAAATGGAAAACGCGCTTTGCGTTCATTGAGGAGCATGGTTATCCCGGCATCCTTTTCCCGACGCCGGAGTGGAGCGGCGCGCTGAAAAAGATGGGCTTTATGTCACGCCTTAAGGTGATGATCAATTTCTTCACTTACTTTTTCTCCTTCATTTATCTGGCTATCCTCGGCCTTTGGAAGAAAAGTATTATTTGCGTGATAGCCTTTTTCATCGTCGGTTTTATTACCGTGCTGCTGGGGATAAAAGGACTGATCTATATCGTACCTATCTATTTTGCCGTACGTACCAATACCTGGTATTACGATCTGAAAGTCAAAGGCAAGCAGGACTGGAGCCTGTAA
- the yigI gene encoding acyl-CoA thioesterase YigI gives MSATLLTPEAALQLVGEIFVYHMPFNRALGLELERYEKEYAQLAFNNQPMLVGNWAQSILHGGAIASALDVAAGLVCVGSTLTRHDSISEEELRQRLSRMGTIDMRVDYLRPGRGQRFTASSTLLRAGNKVAVARVELHNEEQVYIASATATYMVG, from the coding sequence ATGTCCGCAACACTGCTGACCCCGGAAGCGGCTCTGCAACTGGTCGGCGAAATCTTTGTTTATCACATGCCTTTTAACCGTGCCCTGGGGCTGGAGCTGGAACGTTACGAAAAAGAATATGCCCAGCTCGCGTTTAATAATCAGCCGATGCTGGTGGGCAACTGGGCACAAAGCATTCTGCACGGCGGGGCAATCGCCTCGGCGCTGGATGTGGCGGCGGGCCTGGTGTGCGTCGGCAGTACGCTCACGCGCCACGACAGCATCAGCGAAGAGGAGCTGCGCCAGCGGCTCTCCCGGATGGGCACGATTGATATGCGCGTCGATTACCTGCGGCCCGGCCGCGGCCAGCGCTTTACCGCCTCCAGCACGCTGCTGCGCGCGGGTAATAAAGTGGCGGTGGCGCGCGTCGAATTACACAACGAAGAGCAGGTGTATATCGCCAGCGCCACGGCCACCTATATGGTGGGGTAA
- the cyaY gene encoding iron donor protein CyaY, with amino-acid sequence MNDSEFHRLADGLWMTIEERLDAWDGDSDIDCEINGGVLTLSFENGSKIIINRQEPLHQVWLATKQGGYHFDYKNDEWICDRSGERFWDLLETAATQQAGEAVSFR; translated from the coding sequence ATGAACGACAGTGAATTTCACCGCCTGGCCGACGGCCTGTGGATGACCATTGAAGAGCGTCTCGACGCGTGGGATGGCGACAGCGATATCGACTGCGAAATCAACGGCGGCGTGCTGACGCTCTCGTTTGAAAACGGCAGCAAAATCATTATCAACCGTCAGGAGCCGCTGCATCAGGTGTGGCTGGCGACCAAACAGGGCGGTTATCACTTCGATTATAAAAACGACGAATGGATTTGCGATCGCAGCGGCGAACGCTTCTGGGATCTGCTGGAAACCGCCGCCACGCAACAGGCGGGCGAGGCGGTCAGCTTTCGTTAA
- a CDS encoding DUF484 domain-containing protein, whose product MSKAGEQQETLATLDDDAVLDYLLRHPDFFIRNAAMVEQIRVPHPVRGTVSLVEWHMARARNHINELEENMTLLMEQASANEGLFYRLLKLQGRLACAGSLQEMLERLNRWARDMGLAGANIRLFPERWRLGAPSGFTHLALSRQAFEPVRIQRLGQQTHYLGTLNGPELLVVLPEAKAVGSVAMSLLGEHGELGVLIFSSRDPQHYQQGQGTQLLHELSLMLPDLLARWIERV is encoded by the coding sequence ATGAGTAAGGCTGGAGAACAGCAGGAGACGCTGGCGACGCTTGATGACGACGCGGTGCTCGACTATCTGCTGCGCCATCCCGATTTTTTTATCCGCAACGCCGCGATGGTGGAGCAGATCCGCGTGCCGCACCCGGTGCGCGGAACCGTTTCGCTGGTGGAGTGGCACATGGCGCGCGCGCGTAACCACATCAACGAACTGGAGGAAAACATGACGTTGTTGATGGAGCAGGCGAGCGCCAACGAAGGGTTATTTTATCGCCTGTTGAAATTGCAGGGGCGGCTCGCCTGCGCCGGCAGTCTTCAGGAGATGCTGGAGCGGCTCAACCGCTGGGCGCGCGATATGGGGCTTGCGGGCGCGAATATTCGCCTGTTCCCGGAGCGTTGGCGGCTTGGCGCGCCCTCCGGCTTCACGCATCTGGCGCTGTCGCGTCAGGCGTTCGAACCGGTGCGTATTCAGCGTCTCGGCCAGCAGACGCACTACCTGGGAACGCTGAACGGCCCGGAACTGCTGGTGGTATTGCCGGAGGCGAAAGCCGTCGGGTCGGTGGCGATGTCGCTGCTCGGCGAACATGGCGAGCTCGGCGTGCTGATTTTCAGCAGCCGCGACCCGCAGCATTATCAGCAAGGTCAGGGCACGCAACTGCTGCATGAGCTGTCGCTGATGCTGCCCGATCTGCTTGCACGCTGGATAGAGCGCGTATGA
- the rarD gene encoding EamA family transporter RarD gives MDAKQTRQGVFFALAAYFIWGIAPAYFKLIQAVPADEILTHRVIWSFFFMLALISLSRQWGSVKRLFSTPKKVFSLALSAVLVGGNWLLFIWAVNNHHLLEASLGYFINPLVNVLLGMIFLGERFRRMQWLAVLLAACGVLVQLWTFGSLPVIALGLAFSFAFYGLVRKKIMVDAQTGMLMETLWLLPVAAVYLFGIADSPTSHMGSNPWSLNLLLMAAGVVTTIPLLCFTAAATRLRLSTLGFFQYIGPTLMFLLAVIFYGEVPGPDKMVTFGFIWLALAIFIMDALYTQRRLRQR, from the coding sequence ATGGATGCTAAACAGACGCGTCAGGGCGTGTTCTTTGCGCTTGCCGCTTATTTTATCTGGGGCATTGCCCCCGCGTATTTCAAACTGATTCAGGCGGTGCCCGCCGATGAAATCCTGACGCACCGCGTAATCTGGTCTTTCTTTTTTATGCTGGCGCTCATCAGCCTGAGCCGCCAGTGGGGATCGGTGAAGCGGCTGTTTTCGACGCCGAAAAAGGTCTTCAGCCTGGCGCTCAGCGCCGTGCTGGTGGGCGGCAACTGGCTGCTGTTTATCTGGGCGGTGAATAACCATCACCTGCTGGAGGCGAGCCTCGGCTATTTCATCAACCCGCTGGTGAATGTGCTGCTGGGGATGATTTTTCTCGGCGAGCGCTTTCGCCGGATGCAGTGGCTGGCGGTGTTGCTGGCGGCCTGCGGCGTTCTGGTGCAGCTCTGGACGTTCGGCTCGCTGCCGGTTATCGCACTCGGCCTCGCCTTTAGCTTCGCGTTCTATGGCCTGGTGCGTAAAAAGATCATGGTCGACGCGCAGACCGGCATGCTGATGGAAACGCTGTGGCTGCTGCCGGTTGCGGCGGTTTACCTGTTCGGCATCGCCGACAGTCCGACCAGCCATATGGGCAGCAATCCATGGTCGCTGAATCTCCTGCTGATGGCGGCGGGCGTGGTGACGACCATTCCGCTGCTCTGCTTTACCGCCGCCGCGACGCGCCTGCGCCTCTCCACGCTTGGTTTTTTCCAGTACATTGGCCCGACGCTGATGTTCCTGCTGGCGGTTATCTTTTACGGCGAAGTGCCGGGGCCGGATAAAATGGTGACCTTCGGGTTTATCTGGCTGGCGCTGGCGATATTTATTATGGACGCGCTTTATACCCAACGGCGTTTGCGCCAGCGTTAA
- the ysgD gene encoding YsgD/CorL family protein translates to MDTPSRCWLKNLSNRNNS, encoded by the coding sequence TTGGACACACCCAGTAGATGCTGGCTCAAAAACCTGTCAAACAGGAACAACTCCTAA
- the uvrD gene encoding DNA helicase II: protein MDVSYLLDSLNDKQREAVAAPRSNMLVLAGAGSGKTRVLVHRIAWLMMVENCSPYSIMAVTFTNKAAAEMRHRIGQLMGTSQGGMWVGTFHGLAHRLLRAHHMDANLPQDFQILDSEDQLRLLKRLIKAMNLDEKQWPPRQAMWYINGKKDDGLRPHHIQSYGNPVEQTWQKVYQAYQEACDRAGLVDFAELLLRAHELWLNKPHILNHYRERFTNILVDEFQDTNGIQYAWIRLLAGDTGKVMIVGDDDQSIYGWRGAQVENIQRFLNDFPGAQTIRLEQNYRSTNNILNAANALIANNAGRLGKELWTDGSDGEPISLYCAFNELDEARFVVNRIKVWQENGGALQDCAILYRSNAQSRVLEEALLQASMPYRIYGGMRFFERQEIKDALSYLRLIANRNDDAAFERVVNTPTRGIGDRTLDVVRQTARDRQLTLWQACRQLLQEKALAGRAASALQRFLELIEALAHETIDMPLHVQTDRVIKDSGLWLMYEQEKGEKGQARIENLEELVTATRQFSYNEEDEDLMPLQAFLSHAALEAGEGQADAWQDAVQLMTLHSAKGLEFPQVFIVGMEEGMFPSQMSLDEGGRLEEERRLAYVGVTRAMQKLTLTYAETRRLYGKEAYHRPSRFIAELPEGCVEEVRLRASVSRPVSHKQLGAPIAQNDSGYKLGQRVRHPKFGEGTIVNLEGSGEHSRLQVAFNGQGIKWLVAAYARLETV, encoded by the coding sequence ATGGACGTTTCTTACCTGCTCGACAGCCTTAACGATAAACAGCGCGAAGCCGTAGCCGCGCCGCGCAGCAATATGCTGGTGCTGGCGGGCGCGGGCAGCGGAAAGACGCGCGTGCTGGTGCATCGTATCGCCTGGCTGATGATGGTAGAAAACTGTTCGCCGTACTCCATCATGGCGGTGACCTTTACCAACAAAGCGGCGGCGGAGATGCGCCACCGTATCGGCCAGCTGATGGGCACCAGCCAGGGCGGCATGTGGGTCGGCACGTTCCACGGTCTCGCGCATCGCCTGCTGCGCGCGCACCATATGGACGCCAACCTGCCGCAGGATTTCCAGATCCTCGATAGCGAAGATCAGCTGCGTCTGCTCAAGCGTCTTATCAAGGCGATGAACCTCGACGAGAAGCAGTGGCCGCCGCGCCAGGCGATGTGGTACATCAACGGCAAAAAAGATGACGGCCTGCGCCCGCACCATATTCAGAGCTACGGCAACCCGGTAGAGCAGACCTGGCAGAAGGTGTATCAGGCGTATCAGGAAGCGTGCGACCGCGCGGGGCTGGTGGATTTCGCCGAGCTGCTGCTGCGCGCCCACGAGCTGTGGCTCAACAAACCGCATATCCTCAACCACTACCGCGAGCGCTTCACCAATATTCTGGTGGATGAGTTCCAGGACACCAACGGCATTCAGTACGCCTGGATCCGCCTGCTGGCGGGCGATACCGGCAAAGTGATGATCGTGGGCGACGATGACCAGTCGATCTACGGCTGGCGCGGCGCGCAGGTGGAAAATATCCAGCGCTTCCTGAACGATTTTCCGGGCGCGCAGACTATTCGTCTGGAGCAGAACTACCGCTCCACTAACAACATTCTTAACGCCGCGAACGCCCTGATCGCCAACAACGCGGGGCGTCTTGGCAAAGAGCTGTGGACCGACGGCAGCGACGGCGAGCCTATCTCGCTGTATTGCGCGTTCAACGAACTGGATGAAGCGCGCTTTGTGGTCAACCGCATCAAGGTCTGGCAGGAGAACGGCGGCGCGTTGCAGGATTGCGCCATTCTCTATCGCAGCAACGCCCAGTCGCGCGTGCTGGAAGAGGCGCTGTTACAGGCCAGCATGCCGTATCGTATCTACGGCGGCATGCGATTCTTCGAACGCCAGGAGATCAAAGACGCGCTCTCTTACCTGCGTCTTATCGCCAACCGTAACGACGACGCGGCCTTTGAGCGCGTGGTGAATACGCCGACGCGCGGCATCGGCGACCGCACGCTGGATGTCGTGCGCCAGACCGCGCGAGACCGCCAGCTGACGCTCTGGCAGGCGTGCCGCCAGCTGTTGCAGGAAAAAGCCCTGGCCGGCCGCGCCGCCAGCGCTTTGCAGCGTTTCCTTGAACTTATCGAGGCGCTGGCGCATGAAACCATCGATATGCCGCTGCATGTGCAGACCGACCGGGTGATTAAGGATTCCGGCCTGTGGCTGATGTATGAGCAGGAAAAAGGCGAGAAGGGCCAGGCGCGTATCGAAAACTTAGAGGAACTGGTGACGGCGACGCGCCAGTTCAGCTACAACGAAGAAGACGAAGATCTGATGCCGTTGCAGGCGTTTTTATCCCACGCGGCGCTGGAAGCGGGAGAAGGGCAGGCCGACGCCTGGCAGGACGCGGTGCAGCTGATGACGCTGCACTCCGCCAAAGGGCTGGAGTTCCCGCAGGTGTTTATCGTCGGTATGGAAGAGGGGATGTTCCCAAGCCAGATGTCGCTCGATGAAGGCGGCCGTCTGGAAGAGGAGCGACGCCTGGCCTATGTGGGCGTCACCCGCGCCATGCAGAAGCTGACGCTCACCTATGCGGAAACCCGTCGCCTGTACGGCAAAGAGGCGTATCACCGTCCGTCGCGCTTTATCGCCGAACTGCCGGAAGGCTGTGTGGAAGAGGTGCGCCTGCGCGCGAGCGTCAGCCGTCCGGTCAGCCATAAGCAGCTGGGCGCGCCGATAGCGCAGAACGATTCCGGCTATAAGCTCGGTCAGCGCGTGCGTCACCCGAAATTCGGCGAAGGCACCATCGTGAATCTCGAAGGCAGCGGCGAACACAGCCGGTTGCAGGTGGCGTTCAACGGTCAGGGCATCAAATGGCTGGTGGCCGCTTACGCGCGCCTCGAAACCGTCTGA
- the yigB gene encoding 5-amino-6-(5-phospho-D-ribitylamino)uracil phosphatase YigB yields the protein MYFYRPLGAIAALTFDLDDTLYDNRPVIARTEQETLAFMQCYHPRLSAFTAADLHRARAALRQQEPEIYHDVTEWRRRAIEQVMLEAGLSAHEASEGANEAMLNFARWRSRIEVPEENLEALQQLAKKWPLVAITNGNAEPEQFGLGGLFQFVLRAGPHGRAKPYSDMYHLAAQKLGVAPGTLLHVGDDLTTDVAGAIRSGVQACWINLLDGDLMQIDDSRLLPHLEISRLASLTSLI from the coding sequence ATGTACTTTTACCGTCCGCTGGGCGCGATTGCCGCCCTGACGTTCGATCTCGACGATACGCTCTACGATAACCGCCCGGTTATCGCCCGTACCGAACAAGAGACGCTGGCGTTTATGCAGTGTTACCATCCGCGGCTCAGCGCGTTCACCGCCGCGGATTTGCACCGCGCCCGCGCGGCGCTGCGCCAGCAGGAGCCGGAGATCTATCACGACGTGACCGAATGGCGGCGGCGCGCCATTGAACAGGTGATGCTGGAAGCCGGGCTTTCCGCCCATGAGGCGTCTGAAGGCGCGAACGAGGCGATGCTGAACTTCGCCCGCTGGCGCAGCCGCATCGAGGTGCCTGAGGAAAATCTCGAGGCGTTGCAGCAGCTCGCGAAAAAGTGGCCGCTGGTGGCCATCACCAACGGCAACGCCGAGCCGGAACAGTTCGGCCTGGGCGGCCTGTTTCAGTTTGTGCTGCGCGCCGGGCCGCACGGCCGCGCCAAGCCGTACAGCGATATGTATCATCTGGCCGCGCAGAAGCTTGGCGTGGCGCCCGGGACTCTCCTGCACGTAGGCGACGACCTGACCACCGACGTGGCGGGCGCCATCCGCTCCGGCGTGCAGGCGTGCTGGATAAACCTGCTTGACGGCGACCTGATGCAGATAGATGACAGCCGCCTGTTGCCGCATCTGGAGATTTCGCGGTTGGCATCCCTGACCTCGCTGATATAA
- the pldA gene encoding phospholipase A, with product MRTFLGWFMAASLLPCTALAQEATMKEVHDAPAVRGSIIANLLQDHDNPFTLYPYESNYLLYTVTDDLNKEAIKSYDWTDNARKDEVKFQLSLAFPFWRGIMGPNSVLGASYTQKSWWQLSNSGQSSPFRETNYEPQLFLGFATDYELAGWTLRDVEFGYNHQSNGRSDPTSRSWNRLYTRLMAQNGDWLVEVKPWYVLGNTDDNPDITKYMGYYQLKVGYQWGEAIWSVKGQYNWNTGYGGAELGLSYPITKHVRLYTQLYSGYGESLIDYNFNQTRFGFGVMLNDLF from the coding sequence ATGCGCACGTTTCTGGGTTGGTTTATGGCCGCAAGTTTGCTGCCATGCACAGCATTAGCACAGGAAGCGACTATGAAAGAGGTGCATGATGCGCCTGCCGTTCGCGGCAGCATCATCGCCAACCTGCTTCAGGATCACGATAACCCGTTTACGCTCTATCCATACGAGAGCAACTATCTGCTCTACACCGTGACCGATGACCTGAATAAAGAGGCGATTAAGTCTTACGACTGGACCGATAACGCCCGTAAAGATGAAGTGAAATTTCAGCTGAGCCTGGCGTTCCCGTTCTGGCGCGGCATTATGGGCCCGAATTCGGTGCTGGGCGCGTCCTATACCCAGAAATCCTGGTGGCAGCTTTCCAACAGCGGGCAGTCGTCGCCGTTTCGCGAAACCAACTATGAACCGCAGCTGTTCCTGGGCTTTGCGACCGATTACGAGCTGGCGGGCTGGACGCTGCGCGATGTGGAATTTGGTTATAACCACCAGTCGAATGGCCGCTCTGACCCAACTTCCCGTAGCTGGAACCGCCTCTATACGCGTCTGATGGCGCAGAACGGCGACTGGCTGGTGGAAGTGAAGCCGTGGTATGTGCTGGGCAACACCGACGACAACCCGGATATCACCAAATACATGGGTTATTACCAGCTCAAGGTGGGTTATCAGTGGGGCGAGGCTATCTGGAGCGTGAAGGGCCAGTATAACTGGAACACCGGCTACGGCGGCGCGGAGCTTGGCCTGAGCTACCCGATCACGAAACACGTGCGCCTCTACACCCAGTTGTACAGCGGTTATGGCGAATCGTTAATTGATTACAACTTTAACCAGACTCGCTTTGGCTTTGGGGTTATGCTTAACGATCTCTTCTGA
- the dapF gene encoding diaminopimelate epimerase yields MQFSKMHGLGNDFMVVDAVTQNVFFSPEMIRRLADRHQGVGFDQLLVVEPPYDPDLDFHYRIFNADGSEVAQCGNGARCFARFVRLKGLTNKREIRVSTANGRMVLTVNEDELVRVNMGEPVFEPSLVPFRANKAEKTYIMRAAEQTVLCGVVSMGNPHCVIQVDDVATAPVETLGPLMESHERFPERANIGFMQVMNTEHIRLRVFERGAGETQACGSGACGAVAVGIQQGLLAAQVRVDLPGGRLDIAWKGPGNPLFMTGPATHVYDGFIHL; encoded by the coding sequence ATGCAGTTCTCTAAAATGCATGGCCTGGGTAACGACTTTATGGTCGTGGACGCGGTGACGCAAAACGTCTTCTTTTCGCCTGAGATGATCCGCCGCCTGGCGGACAGGCATCAGGGCGTGGGGTTCGATCAGCTGCTGGTGGTCGAACCGCCTTACGATCCCGATCTCGATTTTCACTACCGCATTTTTAACGCCGACGGCAGCGAAGTGGCGCAATGCGGCAACGGCGCGCGCTGTTTCGCCCGTTTCGTGCGCCTCAAAGGGCTGACCAACAAACGGGAAATCCGCGTCAGCACCGCGAACGGCCGCATGGTGTTAACGGTTAATGAAGATGAACTGGTGCGCGTGAACATGGGCGAGCCGGTTTTCGAACCCTCGCTGGTGCCGTTTCGCGCCAATAAAGCCGAGAAGACCTACATCATGCGCGCCGCCGAGCAAACGGTGCTGTGCGGCGTGGTGTCGATGGGCAACCCGCACTGCGTGATTCAGGTCGATGACGTCGCCACCGCGCCGGTGGAGACGCTCGGGCCGCTGATGGAAAGCCATGAGCGCTTCCCGGAGCGCGCCAACATCGGTTTTATGCAGGTGATGAATACCGAACACATCCGGCTGCGCGTGTTTGAGCGCGGCGCCGGCGAAACGCAGGCCTGCGGCAGCGGCGCGTGCGGCGCGGTCGCGGTCGGCATTCAGCAGGGGCTGCTGGCCGCCCAGGTGCGTGTCGACTTGCCTGGCGGTCGGCTCGATATCGCCTGGAAGGGGCCTGGCAACCCGCTCTTTATGACCGGCCCCGCCACCCACGTTTATGATGGATTTATTCACTTATGA
- the corA gene encoding magnesium/cobalt transporter CorA encodes MLSAFQLENNKLSRLEVDEAVSLKESIWVDLVEPEESERQRVQTELGQSLATRPELEDIEASARFFEDEDGLHIHSFFFYEDAEDHGGNSTVAFTIRNGRLFTLRERELPAFRLYRMRARSQSMMDGNAYELLLDLFETKIEQLADEIENIYSDLENLSRVIMEGHQGDEYDEALSTLAELEDTGWKVRLCLMDTQRALNFLVRKARLPGGQLEQAREILRDIESLLPHNESLFQKVNFLMQAAMGFINIEQNRIIKIFSVVSVVFLPPTLVASSYGMNFEFMPELHWSYGYPGAIVAMLLAGLAPYLYFKRKNWL; translated from the coding sequence ATGCTGAGCGCATTTCAACTGGAAAACAACAAACTGTCCCGCCTCGAAGTTGACGAGGCCGTTTCGCTGAAAGAGTCCATCTGGGTTGACCTGGTGGAGCCGGAAGAGAGCGAACGACAGCGCGTGCAAACGGAACTTGGCCAAAGCCTGGCGACACGCCCGGAACTGGAGGATATCGAAGCCTCCGCCCGCTTCTTTGAAGACGAAGACGGGCTGCATATTCACTCGTTTTTCTTTTATGAAGACGCGGAAGATCACGGCGGCAACTCCACCGTGGCGTTCACCATTCGTAACGGGCGGCTGTTTACGCTGCGCGAGCGCGAGCTGCCGGCGTTCCGGTTGTACCGCATGCGCGCGCGCAGCCAGTCGATGATGGACGGCAACGCCTATGAACTGCTGCTCGATCTCTTTGAAACCAAGATCGAACAGCTGGCGGACGAGATAGAAAACATCTACAGCGATCTCGAAAACCTGAGCCGCGTCATTATGGAAGGGCATCAGGGCGATGAATATGACGAGGCGCTGTCGACGCTGGCGGAGCTGGAAGATACCGGCTGGAAAGTGCGCCTGTGCCTGATGGATACCCAGCGCGCGCTGAACTTCCTGGTGCGCAAGGCGCGTCTGCCGGGCGGTCAGCTGGAGCAGGCGCGTGAGATCCTGCGCGATATCGAATCCCTGCTGCCGCATAACGAATCGCTGTTCCAGAAGGTGAACTTCCTGATGCAGGCGGCGATGGGTTTTATCAACATCGAGCAGAACCGCATCATCAAAATCTTCTCGGTGGTGTCCGTGGTCTTCCTGCCGCCGACGCTGGTGGCCTCCAGCTACGGAATGAACTTCGAATTTATGCCCGAGCTGCACTGGAGCTACGGCTACCCCGGCGCGATTGTCGCGATGCTGCTGGCGGGGCTGGCGCCTTACCTCTACTTCAAGCGTAAGAACTGGTTATAA